The following DNA comes from Diadema setosum chromosome 20, eeDiaSeto1, whole genome shotgun sequence.
CTTGTTTTCGGACCCATCGCTGATTGGTGGACGGAGATATAACCTTGGACCGGGAAACTCTTCAGGTAGGTCTCCGTGAGAGCCTTCGCGGAAGAGTGTCTGCCGCTGCCACACTTTGAAAGGTAGATCTGGAAGCTTTTCTGTTGCCCTCGAGAATACAGCAGTGGTTGTCACCTTCAGTAACTGCAGCGCATTCATGAACTGAAAGCGGATACACTTAATGATCTTAACAAAGACGTCATCTTCTCTGCATCGGGTGAGCCAAGGATCGATCTTCTCAAATAGGACGTACTCACTTTCTACAACCAAGTAGGGTCCGCTGTCAATTACGGCAAGCATGGTCTGTGCGTCGATGTCGAGCACCTGCTGACCTGAGAGCAAGTTGAAATTTGTTAGAAGGCATTGTTGACAGAGCTTGATGACGTTTGGCACGTTGAATGCTCGGGCCTTCGGCAAAAGTGAAAGTATCGCCACCACGTCACTTGAAATATTGCTAATGAACTCATGACAAAGTCTGAGAAGTTCAGGCGTCATATATTTATCGGCCAGTCGGACTAGTGAAAAGACGTTGTCGCTAGTGAGGGCCACGGTGACTGTGTAGAGGAACTTCAGAAAATCCTCAAAAACTAGTGCGTCGGGGTCTTCCTCTACCAGTGTCTGTCGGAAGACTTGTCCAGAAGTGCTGTTGCTACTTTCGTCATAAGGCTCATTGTGGGGTTGCCAGGTGGGGTCAGACAACATCGTTTTAAAGACGTCACTCCAGGCGCAAAGAAGTAGACGATGAGAAAAGAACGTGCGATCCCCTACGCTAAGTATCAGATCACTATACAGTTTCTGGTTGCATAATGCTCCAAAAAGAGTGTCTCCACCCAGATTTCCTCTTCGAGTACCTTCCTGCAGATACTTGCGAGCAGCCTATAAAAGTACAATAAAAAAGTACAGGTGGGTGAATTTTCCTTGTGTAGTACTTGGATAATATGTCTTTGATTTTTAGCCGATGTACGTGTTCACTACCTTTCGAAGAGATTAAACAAATAGGCCTAAACGACAAAATTGagtaaaattatcaaaataaattattatcttcttctttgatGGGCTGCTTATCGAACACGACTAATCAATAGCCTATACATTTTAATTTCCAACGCAagttcacttttcttgcattcttgcagactattaccaaagaagaaaataacaaacatgATTTGGGGGCGGGGGCATGGTGTCTATTTGTATGTTCTATAACGCTGCCAATAGGCCTCATACCTATTAAGTTTGTACAAAAGTTGGCCATGAGtttcaaaaagaagataaaaatgtgcaaacatggCCCTGCACGCGAATATGGCTTTGACTGTTTACAACGCTCTCAGAGAGGGCCCTTCCTTCACTACTGAAGCATTTCGTGGTACATCCACCCATTTTTACAGGAAAAATTAAGAGGCTATATTGTGAGTCAGGATTGTAGTTGGCATGTTTCTGTTTAAGCGTCATATGACATATCTACGGAACAACAGTGGTCCAACTgcatatgaattttgaaaattaagtACATACTGAGAGCAACCCTAAAGAGTAAAGCAGGGTTTATGCATTGGCTTATGGGTTCACGATCTTGGAGGGTATGGGGcgaatatattatattaaaggCATCCGCTCCGTCTCTTTATTTGTGTTGTAAAAAGGTGGATTTCCACATGAAATATTGTAGGTAACGTAGTAGCACCTTAAACTATAAAAGATGTAACACTCGATGTTTTTAAGTATGAATATGTAGTATACTagaaatatatacacatacaaaatatatggattttttttcttcccgtCTTCATCAATGGAGACTTCACAGTACTTATGTCCCATATCAGTAGATCTATGAATTCCTTATTGTGTACCTGAAAGTCTTCACGTCGTTTCTTGTGTTTATGGGAATAAATTTCATCTCTCTTCTTGGTCAGAAGTTCCAAATGTTCGTCTTGTGAATCAAATTCGGAATAATCACTGTTGTAGACAGACCCCGAATCCTCATCGTTGGAGTAACGGCCGTCACGATACGGGGAAGCTCCAGAATCGCTGGACATCTTGCATTTcttttctaaaaaaaataaaaataaaaaaaagaatagttatGTGCAGGATACTATTCTAAAGAACAGATTTCACAAGTATGATAGCCTTATGCGCAGAACCATACGTCATATCCGTATGAATGTTGGCCTTCTCCCTTTGTCTTGAAATACAAAAGTGCCTATACAATTAGTGCGAGTTGTAACGTATGTCGTCGTTCCATCTCTTTGTGTCTTGAAGGCCCCTTGGCCTTTTAGGAACTCACATTCcgaccctccccctttttttcttataaGCTATAGCAAACGCTATATCAGGCACTCTGAAAACTGTCTTATTGTATGAAATGCAGACTTAACTTGCTCTCACGCACTGTATCTATATTtaattatataaaatagcatacatacttatgatacaggccggcagtgcatgacaaaagttatagtgcacgtaaaatataacgattgcagacgataacccactatcgatttgatatcggtttttgctccctcattttaaTCATCGAGTACTGAATCCCGCACCTCATCGACGCGATTGCGCCACAACCGCGATATGCTTTGctcgatattatcgttattctcgaTTCTCGCTGGCTATGCCAGCAACTTATCTGTGTGGGACTAAACTATTAGCGGTAGATTCaaacatggaagctgaaatGAAGAGGTTCACTACTTTTACAGAGACTGATCTATATAAACAGTATCTTAGACAATAAGGACACAAAGGATGCCATCAAATACGCCCTACGAATTTTGGACTCCTACTGTTCTGAAAAGGAATCAATCCGACGGATATTGAGCAAGTCAACCCAAGATTTGTGCCGCTTTCTCCCTACATTCTACGCGGAAGTGCGCCGTGGAAATGGGTAGCGTGTGTACGGTATACGCTAAGCGCTCTTTGATTACGCTACGCTATGAACTTTTACTACGACATTTACAACACACTCTCGGAATCCACTTGTGCAGCAATGGTGACTTCAATGATGCCTGGCACGAGCCTTGTGTTTAAATCCAGTAGACCCCTAATcctacaaaacatcatctagtcctggtcctggacccacAGTGCAGTAAGTAAACTTAGGGCgtctaacgtgttactgttagatCCATGGTAGACCTATTGTAGGATCAAGTGTTAACTAACGTTAGCTCTGTCGCTCGTAAGTGAGTAGACATGATCTAGTAGTATAACGTTAGGCCAGGGCCCCTAACTTTAGACCTAATCTATCGTAGGGCCTAGAAATCGTTAGATATTAATAACCACGTAGACCCTAACACGGcaggattttgtctacacaggttCAAAGAAAATGGTATTATTGCTTGTCTAGACACGTGTAGGCCCTAGAGTCTTAAATGATCTAGGCTTTcgtattttttcaatttatcttgttcttgcctgggtatgtatgctattttatataacacatagtgcatgacatcttattgcactataacaagtaccaagcacctccaaattctgaatttgccctcaggcaattatattcaattcggcctgcggcctcattgaatataactggccttcggggcaaattcagaatttgtcggtgcttatattgttatagtgcactcagcctcatgcactatatatataatagaacTTATACCTCGATTTATCAACCATAGGTGGTGTAATGGAAAATCATGTTTACGTCTCAGTTTACATCAAATACGTTAGAAGTATTATAAAGAACTTAGACACTGTAGGTAAACGTGGCATTTTTACGTAATGATAAAGTTTTGAAAGGATTTTTAATGGGGTGGCTTTATCTGGTCAGTAggaatcagtgagaatgctgggggtgattgttcaatccttgtgggatttatttaagagtaccTTATGCAacgtatatctattgttgtttgaaaattatttgcttcagaatggtctcatattcaagtaatgtgcagttcattgtttccaggttagcatgcctgtacagtgccGGGGCGATCGTTAgcgggccgttaacgatcgccccgtcactgatCAGTTTaatactagccatcccctttaatgtcgaATGAAATGTATACGTTTCAATTATTTTGCTTCTAACTTGTTCATAGGCATAATAGCCTATGAGGTAAATTCGCATCTGGTCATAATAGTACCTGTCAGTTTCTACATATAGGCATATCATGGTTTTGTATTGTACaatttcattatcttacatGGATACCCATCAAATAATTTCGTTTTTATGATTTATGATTTactccattctttttttttttacgctaaCCGCGACCGCCCTCCAAAATATATTAGTCACGAGCCTGTATATAgagggtggcccaaaaagaacggaacacataagatctttaatttcagctaTATTGTTGCTAATATGTCACtattttgcatactattggaAAGGCCATTCCTTTTTCCGTATaatgacaccaagttctttaattttggttaatgcgttataattttagaaccatttttgtcaacccttgcaattttcaaaatttgatcattttgcactctcagggATACCGAAACCAACGAGAATTGGGCTTTccatagaaccagtagcgttcaCAATGTGCGGAATGTGGGGCGGACGGTGTTATTGTCGTCAggtcgtctcattcacaatggtAACGGACAATGACAACCACATTCTACacattagccgggttcacacgtacaaattagcgggatgacgatcgcgatgctcatcccgagtttttttgcgagcgtccacacgtaccaaattagcgggatagcgatcgcgatcggtatcccgctaatttggcgagcgtccacacgtaccgaattatcccgctaattgccgatagagataacagcaaagcctg
Coding sequences within:
- the LOC140243439 gene encoding uncharacterized protein; translated protein: MLSDPTWQPHNEPYDESSNSTSGQVFRQTLVEEDPDALVFEDFLKFLYTVTVALTSDNVFSLVRLADKYMTPELLRLCHEFISNISSDVVAILSLLPKARAFNVPNVIKLCQQCLLTNFNLLSGQQVLDIDAQTMLAVIDSGPYLVVESEYVLFEKIDPWLTRCREDDVFVKIIKCIRFQFMNALQLLKVTTTAVFSRATEKLPDLPFKVWQRQTLFREGSHGDLPEEFPGPRLYLRPPISDGSENKIRGSNRTNEKTVIVKSWSNEFFYVSPWIKTVAGEKQIFRRQDRIMLDVLLTKVSQDQIKINVRLIELPFPTQTYTAMGIGLPNQKPKYFKASAFKRRSLRSPPTILKVNTKLNQPIEQDAVLQIHVALIMEEHEDDDSKSVATENDESKSESVVSSQNDESESVVTSESDDMSGTNCNFEN